From Catharus ustulatus isolate bCatUst1 chromosome 17, bCatUst1.pri.v2, whole genome shotgun sequence, the proteins below share one genomic window:
- the LOC117004358 gene encoding probable ATP-dependent RNA helicase DHX35 isoform X1 — translation MAAPVGPVKFWKPGSEGPGVSVSEERQSPAESSAVTVIYNPYASLSIEQQRQKLPVFKLRNHILYLVENYQTLVIIGETGCGKSTQIPQYLAEAGWTAEGRVVGVTQPRRVAAVSVAGRVADERGAVLGHEVGYCIRFDDCTDPQATRIKFLTDGMLVREMMADPLLTRYSVLMLDEAHERTLYTDIAIGLLKKVQKKRGDLRLIVASATLDAEKFRDFFNQNDTGDPSKDTSVILTVEGRTFPVDIFYLQSPVPDYVKSTVETTMKIHQMENDGDILAFLTGQEEVETVVSMLIEQARALARTGMKKHLRVLPMYAGLPSPEQLKVFERVPHTVRKVIVATNIAETSITVQGIVFVIDCGFVKLRAYNPKTAIECLVVVPVSKASANQRAGRAGRNRSGKCYRLYTEEDFEKLPKSTVPEMQRSNLAPVILQLKALGIDNVLRFPFLSPPPAQSMVQALELLYALGGLDMHCRLTEPLGMRIAEFPLNPMFAKMLLESGNFGCSQEILTIAAMMQIQNIFVIPPNQKNQAARQHRKFAVEEGDHLTMLNVYEAFVKHSKSSQWCQEHFLNYKGLVRASVVREQLKKLLVRFKVPKKSSEGDPDPVLRCIVSGFFANAAKFHSTGAYRTIRDDHELHIHPSSVLYAEKPPRWVVYNEVIQTAKYYMRDVTAVESSWLLELAPHFYQQGTVRNRHKGQTHLSLKAKRAKVDDH, via the exons atggcggcgcccgTGGGGCCGGTGAAGTTTTGGAAGCCGG GCTCAGAGGGTCCTGGTGTCAGTGTCtcagaggagaggcagagccctgctgagagCAGCGCTGTCACCGTCATCTACAACCCTTATGCTTCCCTCTCCATTGAACAGCAAAGGCAAAAGCTGCCTGTTTTTAAG CTGAGAAATCACATACTTTACCTAGTGGAGAACTACCAGACTCTGGTGATTATTGGGGAAACAGGATGTGGGAAATCAACACAGATTCCACAG TACCTGGCAGAAGCTGGCTGGACAGCTGAAGGAAGAGTTGTTGGGGTGACACAGCCTCGTCGGGTCGCTGCTGTTTCA GTTGCAGGCCGAGTTGCTGATGAAAGAGGTGCAGTGCTGGGACATGAGGTTGGATATTGTATCCGGTTTGACGACTGCACAGACCCACAGGCTACAAGAATTAAG TTTCTAACTGATGGTATGCTGGTAAGGGAAATGATGGCTGATCCTTTATTAACAAGATACAG TGTCCTCATGCTGGATGAAGCTCATGAAAGGACTCTTTATACAGACATAGCCATTGGCTTACTAAAAAAG GTTCAGAAGAAGCGTGGGGATCTTCGCCTGATTGTGGCTTCAGCCACTTTGGATGCAGAG aaattcaGGGATTTCTTTAATCAAAACGATACCGGTGACCCCAGCAAAGACACCAGTGTGATCCTTACTGTCGAGGGGAGGACGTTTCCAGTGGACATCTTCTACCTCCAGAG CCCTGTTCCTGACTATGTAAAATCAACTGTGGAAACCACCATGAAAATTCACCAGATGGAGAATGATGGTGATATACTGGCATTTTTAACTGGACAG gaggaagtgGAGACTGTGGTTTCCATGCTCATAGAACAGGCTCGGGCCCTCGCGCGCACCGGGATGAAGAAGCACCTCCGTGTTCTCCCCATGTATGCTGGGCTGCCTTCTCCTGAGCAGCTGAAAGTCTTTGAGAGAGTCCCTCACACTGTCAGGAAG gtgATCGTTGCCACCAACATTGCAGAGACCTCCATCACAGTGCAGGGCATCGTGTTTGTGATCGACTGTGGCTTTGTGAAGCTGCGTGCCTACAACCCCAAGACGGCCATCGAGTGCCTGGTGGTGGTGCCGGTGTCCAAGGCCTCGGCCAACCAGCGGGCAGGGCGCGCCGGCCGCAACCGCTCCGGGAAGTGCTACCGCCTCTACACAG AGGAGGACTTTGAGAAGCTGCCCAAGTCCACAGTGCCGGAGATGCAGCGCAGTAACCTGGCCCCTGTCATCCTGCAGCTCAAGGCTTTGGGCATTGACAACGTGCTCAGGTTCCCCTTCCTGTCG CCACCCCCTGCACAGTCCATGGTGCAAGCTTTAGAGTTGCTGTACGCTTTAGGAG GTTTGGATATGCACTGCCGATTAACAGAGCCTCTTGGAATGAGAATAGCTGAGTTTCCTTTGAATCCTATGTTTGCAAAGATGCTTCTGGAATCAG GAAATTTTGGCTGCTCCCAAGAGATTTTGACAATTGCTGCCATGATGCAGATTCAAAACATCTTTGTGATCCCTCCAAATCAAAAAAACCAGGCT GCCAGGCAACACAGAAAGTTTGCTGTGGAGGAAGGTGATCATCTGACCATGCTGAATGTTTATGAAGCCTTTGTCAAA CACAGCAAGAGCTCCCAGTGGTGTCAGGAACACTTTCTGAACTACAAAGGGCTTGTGAGAGCTTCTGTTGTGAGAGAGCAGCTGAAAAAACTTCTCGTCCGTTTTAAAGTGCCAAAGAAGTCCAGtgaag GTGATCCAGATCCTGTTTTGAGGTGCATAGTTTCTGGATTCTTTGCTAACGCTGCTAAATTCCACTCCACAGGAGCTTACAG GACTATCCGTGATGACCATGAGCTTCATATCCaccccagctcagtgctgtaTGCAGAGAAACCTCCACGCTG GGTAGTGTACAATGAAGTCATACAGACTGCTAAATACTACATGAGAGATGTGACAGCTGTTGAATCCTCCTGGCTGTTGGAGCTGGCACCTCACTTCTACCAGCAAGGAACGGTACGGAATCGGCATAAAGGCCAAACG
- the LOC117004358 gene encoding probable ATP-dependent RNA helicase DHX35 isoform X2, with the protein MAAPVGPVKFWKPGSEGPGVSVSEERQSPAESSAVTVIYNPYASLSIEQQRQKLPVFKLRNHILYLVENYQTLVIIGETGCGKSTQIPQYLAEAGWTAEGRVVGVTQPRRVAAVSVAGRVADERGAVLGHEVGYCIRFDDCTDPQATRIKFLTDGMLVREMMADPLLTRYSVLMLDEAHERTLYTDIAIGLLKKVQKKRGDLRLIVASATLDAEKFRDFFNQNDTGDPSKDTSVILTVEGRTFPVDIFYLQSPVPDYVKSTVETTMKIHQMENDGDILAFLTGQEEVETVVSMLIEQARALARTGMKKHLRVLPMYAGLPSPEQLKVFERVPHTVRKVIVATNIAETSITVQGIVFVIDCGFVKLRAYNPKTAIECLVVVPVSKASANQRAGRAGRNRSGKCYRLYTEEDFEKLPKSTVPEMQRSNLAPVILQLKALGIDNVLRFPFLSPPPAQSMVQALELLYALGGLDMHCRLTEPLGMRIAEFPLNPMFAKMLLESGNFGCSQEILTIAAMMQIQNIFVIPPNQKNQAARQHRKFAVEEGDHLTMLNVYEAFVKHSKSSQWCQEHFLNYKGLVRASVVREQLKKLLVRFKVPKKSSEGDPDPVLRCIVSGFFANAAKFHSTGAYRTIRDDHELHIHPSSVLYAEKPPRWVVYNEVIQTAKYYMRDVTAVESSWLLELAPHFYQQGTHLSLKAKRAKVDDH; encoded by the exons atggcggcgcccgTGGGGCCGGTGAAGTTTTGGAAGCCGG GCTCAGAGGGTCCTGGTGTCAGTGTCtcagaggagaggcagagccctgctgagagCAGCGCTGTCACCGTCATCTACAACCCTTATGCTTCCCTCTCCATTGAACAGCAAAGGCAAAAGCTGCCTGTTTTTAAG CTGAGAAATCACATACTTTACCTAGTGGAGAACTACCAGACTCTGGTGATTATTGGGGAAACAGGATGTGGGAAATCAACACAGATTCCACAG TACCTGGCAGAAGCTGGCTGGACAGCTGAAGGAAGAGTTGTTGGGGTGACACAGCCTCGTCGGGTCGCTGCTGTTTCA GTTGCAGGCCGAGTTGCTGATGAAAGAGGTGCAGTGCTGGGACATGAGGTTGGATATTGTATCCGGTTTGACGACTGCACAGACCCACAGGCTACAAGAATTAAG TTTCTAACTGATGGTATGCTGGTAAGGGAAATGATGGCTGATCCTTTATTAACAAGATACAG TGTCCTCATGCTGGATGAAGCTCATGAAAGGACTCTTTATACAGACATAGCCATTGGCTTACTAAAAAAG GTTCAGAAGAAGCGTGGGGATCTTCGCCTGATTGTGGCTTCAGCCACTTTGGATGCAGAG aaattcaGGGATTTCTTTAATCAAAACGATACCGGTGACCCCAGCAAAGACACCAGTGTGATCCTTACTGTCGAGGGGAGGACGTTTCCAGTGGACATCTTCTACCTCCAGAG CCCTGTTCCTGACTATGTAAAATCAACTGTGGAAACCACCATGAAAATTCACCAGATGGAGAATGATGGTGATATACTGGCATTTTTAACTGGACAG gaggaagtgGAGACTGTGGTTTCCATGCTCATAGAACAGGCTCGGGCCCTCGCGCGCACCGGGATGAAGAAGCACCTCCGTGTTCTCCCCATGTATGCTGGGCTGCCTTCTCCTGAGCAGCTGAAAGTCTTTGAGAGAGTCCCTCACACTGTCAGGAAG gtgATCGTTGCCACCAACATTGCAGAGACCTCCATCACAGTGCAGGGCATCGTGTTTGTGATCGACTGTGGCTTTGTGAAGCTGCGTGCCTACAACCCCAAGACGGCCATCGAGTGCCTGGTGGTGGTGCCGGTGTCCAAGGCCTCGGCCAACCAGCGGGCAGGGCGCGCCGGCCGCAACCGCTCCGGGAAGTGCTACCGCCTCTACACAG AGGAGGACTTTGAGAAGCTGCCCAAGTCCACAGTGCCGGAGATGCAGCGCAGTAACCTGGCCCCTGTCATCCTGCAGCTCAAGGCTTTGGGCATTGACAACGTGCTCAGGTTCCCCTTCCTGTCG CCACCCCCTGCACAGTCCATGGTGCAAGCTTTAGAGTTGCTGTACGCTTTAGGAG GTTTGGATATGCACTGCCGATTAACAGAGCCTCTTGGAATGAGAATAGCTGAGTTTCCTTTGAATCCTATGTTTGCAAAGATGCTTCTGGAATCAG GAAATTTTGGCTGCTCCCAAGAGATTTTGACAATTGCTGCCATGATGCAGATTCAAAACATCTTTGTGATCCCTCCAAATCAAAAAAACCAGGCT GCCAGGCAACACAGAAAGTTTGCTGTGGAGGAAGGTGATCATCTGACCATGCTGAATGTTTATGAAGCCTTTGTCAAA CACAGCAAGAGCTCCCAGTGGTGTCAGGAACACTTTCTGAACTACAAAGGGCTTGTGAGAGCTTCTGTTGTGAGAGAGCAGCTGAAAAAACTTCTCGTCCGTTTTAAAGTGCCAAAGAAGTCCAGtgaag GTGATCCAGATCCTGTTTTGAGGTGCATAGTTTCTGGATTCTTTGCTAACGCTGCTAAATTCCACTCCACAGGAGCTTACAG GACTATCCGTGATGACCATGAGCTTCATATCCaccccagctcagtgctgtaTGCAGAGAAACCTCCACGCTG GGTAGTGTACAATGAAGTCATACAGACTGCTAAATACTACATGAGAGATGTGACAGCTGTTGAATCCTCCTGGCTGTTGGAGCTGGCACCTCACTTCTACCAGCAAGGAACG
- the LOC117004555 gene encoding protein FAM83D-B-like — protein sequence MANASQCLEEGSGRWPPPAGPYSEAQRLALEELVAGGPEALRAFLRREQLPPFLSEPEVQDIARAALPPAAGPEPAAEPSAGASLDASSLTYFPERSDLEPPALELGWPGFASGAFRGLTRVEAHFQPGCGDSMYGCKEAVRRQIRSARQMIALVMDSFTDTDIFTDLLEACNQRQVKVYILLDHSSFSHFLKMCKDLGVDLEQEKLMRVRIIMGSTYCTRSGTKIIGKVREKFMLIDGIRVTTGSYSFTWTDGKLNSSNILILSGPAVAHFDLEFRILHSRSKPINLKEFSSCKKNRVWDQLFRITVASRDVTREHFLRMEFLYLRAFVGDLKRKRSWLHASREALYSPNNTLHTSPPLTKRNGSLVMRPHWIIER from the exons ATGGCCAACGCGTCGCAGTGTCTGGAGGAGGGCTCGGGGCGCTGGCCGCCGCCGGCCGGGCCGTACAGCGAGGCGCAGCGCCtggcgctggaggagctggtggcGGGCGGCCCCGAGGCGCTGCGCGCTTTCCTGCGGCGGGAGCAGCTGCCGCCCTTCCTGTCGGAGCCCGAGGTGCAGGACATCGCTCGGGCCGCGCTGCCGCCCGCCGCGGGCCCGGAGCCGGCGGCCGAGCCCTCGGCCGGAGCCTCGCTGGACGCCTCGTCGCTCACCTACTTCCCCGAGCGCTCGGACCTGGAGCCGCCGgcgctggagctgggctggccgGGCTTCGCCAGCGGCGCCTTCCGCGGGCTGACGCGGGTGGAGGCGCATTTCCAGCCCGGCTGCGGGGACAGCATGTACGGCTGCAAGGAGGCGGTGCGGCGGCAGATCCGCTCCGCCCGGCAG ATGATTGCCCTAGTTATGGATTCCTTCACAGATACTGATATCTTCACAGACCTCTTGGAAGCCTGTAACCAACGGCAAGTTAAAGTGTATATCCTTCTAGATCACtcttcattttctcactttctaAAAATGTGCAAGGATCTGGGAGTAGACCTTGAGCAGGAAAAG TTGATGAGGGTTCGGATTATCATGGGGAGCACATACTGCACCAGGTCAGGCACCAAAATCATTGGAAAAGTCCGTGAAAAGTTCATGTTAATTGATGGCATTAGAGTGACAACAGGCTCCTACAG TTTTACATGGACAGATGGGAAGCTGAACAGCAGTAACATTTTGATCCTGTCGGGCCCCGCAGTCGCGCACTTTGACCTGGAATTTCGGATTCTTCATTCACGGTCAAAGCCTATCAACCTCAAAGAGTTTTCCAGCTGCAAGAAGAACAGGGTGTGGGACCAGCTGTTCAGGATAACAGTGGCTTCCAGAGACGTGACCAGGGAACACTTCCTGAGAATGGAATTTTTGTATCTGAGAGCATTTGTAGGAGatctgaagaggaagaggagctggcTGCATGCCTCCAGGGAGGCCCTGTACTCCCCAAATAACACGCTGCACACCTCTCCCCCGCTGACTAAGAGGAATGGCTCCCTGGTTATGAGGCCACACTGGATCATAGAGAGATGA